In Halichondria panicea chromosome 9, odHalPani1.1, whole genome shotgun sequence, a genomic segment contains:
- the LOC135341566 gene encoding uncharacterized protein LOC135341566 isoform X3 yields the protein MKKVVVLLVFSIALGVHSTGLHSCQPPPVPKNGGIRGALQTSYDIGGYVEFLCHSGFKLQGESLTVCIDTQDGGVWNKPTPICVPITCSYPPTLTNGLVLVREGLRVGATLQYSCDPGYVLVGSAVRSCREDGRWSPAPPTCQLLRCPSLKSTSSGSIHLSNGNNPGSMATYSCVRGYSLVGNEKRTCGQDGVWSGSDATCQLVDCGPPPSPKDGSVSTPDGTTFNRDAWFSCNDGFELVGPESTRCLADRRWSPEPPTCRPKPVNCGTLVAPSRGLVEVTGTTLDSTATYSCTQGYTLLGGSQVRTCQANGHWSGSVGSCRAINCGLLANPTNGRVLLRATIVGSFATYQCSSGFTLTGESLRQCLEVNGLGVWSGSPPTCTVIDCGSLPSIENGAVEFPNGNTNMGASAVYSCISGYMLSGDQQRVCQSTATWSGTQPQCIVVDCGVLPAPRNGQVEMSGTSVADKASYSCNSGFMLMGSRMRSCLDNGQWSETAPTCETTFCPYLSDPTSGLVRITSTAVGAQATYECFRGFSLDGNAVRVCSGNGQWTGVEPRCTLVDCGNLRDPDNGQVSLSGTDFGSRARYRCFSGYTLQGETSRLCEDDGFWTGEAPICVFIGCPYLDPPANGKVELSGMIVDSIATFTCDPGFELIGKTLTRVCQSDGRWSGISPQCRPVRPPLVTCPALTSPANGQVFFTTVTVGSVARYTCTQSFQLVGIATRVCRDDGVWSGTEPFCRPITVPRDVEFTFSQASYNIQEGAGFVTVTVDLLTGSPSRQTVLTISTDDLTATDTVDTFGCFDYESTSVTVSFPAGSIPGSQRTVSIPINDDNCVERPETFRVTATSTDTDVTFPRGSSSTVSIQDNDTPLYRFTEPSYAIDEDESPVQPAIELFSNTVLTFPATVRVVDLPGGSATDGIDYTGVSANVVFPTGSRQGTEESFNIPITDDQLVEGDETILLQASTSAPGDVPTQAPGQDRATVVIRDDDLCIVGLEFDTYEIQEGNVEQEICVVKRNAAELTRNAVVTVSTSDIPGEATAGLDYTSLPSGTVVTFGPGRPSRACVRVPILADSNDEPNERFRVNIEEEDDQLSIQPGDDTATVTITDDDVLDLAFTQRTYDVNEGDRTVEVCVELIAGIPQERIRIDLSAQDGSARGGSDFTSVSPSVSFPAGTSPGGLGSEQCAEFPITDDNLVERPEDFRVVARSDDPMVMFPRGRSSTVNIQDNDIPLFRFTEPSYTVNEDESPVQPAIELFSNTVLTFPVTVRVVDIPDQGSATDGVDYIGVSVDLLFRTGSSEGTQMSFEIPIIDDITDEPDETIILQASTSAPGEVPSQAPGQDRATVIITDNDSTEVEFAFTQRTYNVNEGDRVVRVTVELITGTLDRPIPLTVSNADITATDTVDTFGCFDYESTSVTVSFPAGSVPGSQRTVSIPINDDNCVERPETFRVTATSTDTDVTFPRGSSSTVSIQDNDTPLYRFTEPSYTVDEDDSPVQPAIELFSNTVLTFPATVRVVDLPGGSATDGIDYTGVSANVVFPTGSHQGSEESFNIPITDDQLVEGDETILLQASTSAPGEVPTQAPGQDRATVVIRDDDLCIVGLEFDTYEIQEGNVEQEICIVKRNAAELTRNAVVTVSTSGIPGEATAGLDYTSLPSGTVVTFGPGRPSRACVRVPILEDSNDEPNERFRVSIEEEDDQISIQPGDDTATVTITDDDVLDLAFTQRTYDVNEGDRIVEVCVELIAGIPQERIRIDLSAQDGSARGGSDFTSVSPSVSFPAGTSPGGLGSEQCAEFPITDDNLVERPEDFRVVARSDDPMVMFPRGRSSTVNIQDNDIPLFRFTEPSYTVNEGDSPVQPAIELFSNTVLTFPVTVRVVDIPDQGSATDGVDYIGVSVDLLFRTGSSQGTQMSFDIPIIDDITDEPDETIILQASTSAPGEVPSQAPGQDRATVVITDNDFTEVEFSFTQRTYNVNEGDRVVRVTVELITGTLDRPIPLTVSDADITATDTVDTFGCFDYESTSVTVSFPAGSIPGSQRTVSIPINDDNCVERPETFRVTATSTDTDVTFPRGSSSTVSIQDNDTPLYRFTEPSYTVNEGDSPVQPAIELFSNTVLTFPATVRVVDLRGGSATDGIDYTGVSANVVFPTGSRQGREESFSIPITDDQLVEGDETILLQASTSAPGEVPNQAPGQDRATVVIRDDDLCIVGLEFDTYEIQEGNVEQEICVVKRNAAELTRNAVVTVSTSGIPGEATAGLDYTSLPSGTVVTFGPGRPSRACVRVPILEDSNDEPNERFRVNIEEEDDQISIQPGDDTATVTITDDDVLDLAFTQRTYDVNEGDRIVEVCVELIAGIPQERIRIDLSAQDGSARGGSDFISVSPSVSFPAGTSPGGPGSEQCAEFPITDDNLVERPENFRVVARSDDPMVMFSRGRSSTVNIQDNDIPIFQFTERSYSVDESDGPARPAIELVDKILTFPINIAIVDVFGGSATDGVDYIGVETTVVFPANSRPGMEQSFTIPIIDDDLVEDRESINLEATASAPGQFVPRRDVAIVFIIDDDVNDPEFAFTQRTYNVNEGDRVVRVTVELTLGSVTQPTPVTISTSDRSATDTVDTFGCFDYESTSVTVSFPAGSVPGSQRTVSIPINDDNCVERPETFRVTATSTDTDVTFPRGSSSTVSIQDNDTPLYRFTEPSYIVNEGDSPAQPAIELFSNTVLTFPATVRVVDLPGGSATDGIDYTGVSANVVFPTGSRQGREISFNIQITNDLLAEGDETILLQASTSAPGDVPTQAPGQDRATVVIRDDDFCEELSNPANGRVRITGLTAGSTATYTCSTGFILEGSQTRNCQGNGQWSSQAPFCRIVDCGRLSDPRNGDVSFRTTTFNSRAAYSCNNGFLLVGQTTRVCQSTGEWSGIAPVCRSVDCGRLSDPTNGDVSFTSTTVNSRATYSCSNGFLLVGQTARVCQSTGEWSGKAPVCRIIDCGRLSDPTNGDVSFTSTTVNSRATYSCSNGFLLVGQTARVCQSTGEWSGKAPVCRIVDCGRLSDPTNGGVSFRTTTFNSRAAYSCNNGFLLVGQTTRVCQSTGEWSGKAPVCKIVDCGRLSDPTNGDVSFTSTTVNSRATYSCSNGFLLVGRTARVCQSTGEWSGKAPVCKIVDCGRLSDPTNGDVSFRTTTFNSRAAYSCNNGFLLVGQTTRVCQSNGEWSGKAPVCKIVGCDRLSDPTNGDVSFTSTTVNSKATYSCNNGFILVGQTTRICQSTGEWSGKAPVCKIVDCGRLFDPRNGDVSFKTTTFNSRAAYSCNNGFLLVGQTTRVCQRNGEWSGKAPVCKNQCPNLRHPENGLVRFGSQGRSVGAEVWYSCNSGYILTGTESRECQRDLTWSGESPICKAAPHSCSQLSSPANGKVWFSSTSIGSIAKYTCSSGYTLSGSVYRKCLSTSEWHGSAPICKRSFVARGCPKPSAPNNGFAFVQCLNVGCRINYWCNSGYSVSGSRKVICQSNGQWSSSTPTCRRYYSH from the exons ATGAAGAAGGTAGTGGTTCTGTTAGTTTTCTCAATTGCCTTAGGGGTGCACTCCACCGGACTCCACTCGTGTCAACCCCCTCCTGTCCCTAAAAATGGTGGGATAAGAGGAGCTCTGCAAACCAGTTATGATATTGGCGGATATGTTGAGTTCCTGTGTCATTCTGGTTTCAAGCTGCAGGGGGAATCTTTGACTGTGTGCATCGACACGCAAGATGGAGGAGTGTGGAACAAACCAACTCCCATCTGTGTCC CCATTACGTGCAGTTACCCTCCAACCCTCACCAATGGGCTGGTGCTGGTCAGGGAGGGCCTGAGGGTAGGGGCAACTTTACAGTACAGTTGTGACCCTGGCTACGTCCTGGTGGGCAGTGCTGTGCGCAGCTGCAGGGAGGATGGACGCTGGTCCCCTGCACCACCCACTTGCCagt TACTCCGATGCCCTAGTCTGAAAAGTACTTCTTCTGGAAGCATCCATCTTAGCAATGGGAACAACCCGGGTTCCATGGCCACCTACAGTTGTGTGAGAGGTTACTCCCTGGTTGGAAATGAGAAGCGGACTTGTGGTCAAGATGGGGTGTGGTCTGGATCAGACGCTACATGTCAAT TGGTGGACTGTGGTCCCCCTCCATCCCCCAAGGACGGAAGTGTGAGCACACCGGATGGTACCACTTTTAACCGCGATGCATGGTTCTCCTGTAATGATGGTTTTGAACTGGTAGGCCCAGAGAGTACAAGATGTTTGGCTGATAGACGATGGAGCCCTGAACCTCCCACCTGCAGAC CTAAACCTGTCAACTGTGGTACTCTCGTTGCCCCTAGCAGAGGACTTGTGGAGGTGACTGGCACCACCCTAGACTCCACTGCCACATATAGCTGTACACAAGGCTACACTCTGCTTGGTGGTAGTCAGGTACGAACCTGCCAGGCCAATGGACATTGGTCTGGCTCTGTTGGATCCTGTAGAG CCATCAACTGTGGGCTGCTTGCCAACCCTACCAATGGTCGTGTGTTGTTGAGGGCCACAATAGTGGGGTCATTCGCCACCTACCAGTGTAGCTCTGGCTTCACACTCACTGGAGAGAGCCTTCGTCAATGTTTGGAAGTCAACGGCCTGGGGGTATGGAGTGGCAGCCCACCCACCTGCACtg TCATTGACTGTGGGAGTCTGCCGTCCATTGAGAACGGAGCAGTGGAGTTTCCCAATGGCAACACCAACATGGGAGCCTCGGCCGTGTACAGTTGCATATCTGGATACATGTTGTCAGGTGACCAACAGAGGGTGTGTCAATCCACTGCCACCTGGTCTGGTACTCAGCCTCAGTGCATAG ttgttgactgtggtGTTCTACCGGCTCCAAGGAATGGTCAGGTTGAGATGAGTGGCACGTCAGTGGCAGACAAGGCATCCTACAGCTGTAACTCTGGATTCATGCTCATGGGAAGTCGTATGAGGAGTTGTCTGGACAACGGGCAGTGGTCAGAGACGGCCCCTACCTGTGAAA CCACCTTCTGTCCCTACTTGTCCGACCCCACCAGTGGTCTAGTGAGGATCACCTCAACAGCTGTGGGTGCTCAAGCCACTTACGAGTGCTTCCGTGGCTTCTCTCTCGATGGGAACGCTGTCAGAGTCTGCTCGGGCAATGGCCAATGGACGGGGGTGGAGCCTCGCTGTACCT TGGTAGACTGTGGAAATCTGAGGGATCCTGACAATGGTCAAGTCAGCTTGTCTGGCACTGATTTTGGCTCTCGCGCTCGCTATCGCTGTTTCTCAGGTTACACTCTGCAAGGGGAAACGAGCCGACTGTGCGAGGATGATGGGTTCTGGACAGGAGAAGCTCCTATTTGTGTCT TTATTGGATGTCCCTATCTTGACCCCCCTGCCAATGGGAAGGTGGAGCTGTCTGGTATGATTGTTGACTCCATAGCCACCTTCACCTGTGACCCAGGCTTTGAGCTGATAGGCAAGACTCTCACCAGAGTTTGTCAAAGTGATGGGAGGTGGTCAGGGATTTCCCCACAATGCAGACCAG TTCGACCACCTCTGGTCACCTGCCCTGCACTTACTTCTCCTGCCAACGGACAAGTGTTTTTCACTACTGTCACAGTTGGTTCAGTAGCTAGGTACACCTGCACGCAAAGCTTCCAACTCGTTGGCATTGCAACTAGAGTATGTCGTGATGATGGGGTGTGGTCTGGTACAGAACCATTCTGCAGAC CAATAACCGTACCCAGAGATGTTGAGTTTACTTTCTCTCAAGCCTCCTACAATATCCAGGAGGGTGCTGGATTTGTGACTGTCACCGTTGACCTTCTTACTGGATCTCCTTCTCGACAAACAGTACTCACCATTTCCACTGATGACCTCACAGCCACTG ACACCGTTGACACGTTTGGTTGCTTTGACTACGAGAGCACAAGTGTGACTGTGAGCTTCCCTGCCGGCAGTATTCCTGGATCACAGAGAACAGTCAGCATCCCTATAAATGATGACAACTGTGTAGAGAGGCCAGAGACCTTCAGAGTGACTGCCACCTCCACTGACACTGATGTCACATTCCCAAGAGGAAGCTCTTCCACTGTCTCCATTCAAGACAATGACA CTCCCCTATACCGATTCACTGAGCCCTCTTACGCTATTGATGAGGACGAATCTCCTGTCCAACCAGCCATTGAGCTCTTCAGTAATACTGTGCTGACTTTCCCTGCCACTGTCAGAGTTGTGGATCTTCCTGGAGGATCAGCCACTG ACGGAATTGACTACACTGGAGTGTCTGCCAATGTGGTGTTCCCTACTGGTTCCCGTCAGGGCACTGAAGAGTCTTTCAACATTCCAATCACTGACGACCAACTTGTGGAAGGAGATGAGACCATCTTACTGCAGGCTAGTACCAGTGCTCCAGGAGATGTCCCAACCCAAGCCCCTGGACAAGACAGAGCTACTGTTGTCATCCGTGATGATGATT TATGCATTGTTGGTCTGGAGTTTGACACCTATGAGATACAAGAAGGCAATGTAGAGCAAGAGATCTGTGTTGTCAAGAGAAATGCAGCTGAACTGACTAGAAATGCTGTTGTGACAGTTTCAACGTCTGACATTCCTGGAGAAGCCACTG CTGGCCTTGATTACACTTCCCTGCCCTCTGGCACCGTGGTGACCTTTGGCCCCGGAAGGCCCTCTCGTGCTTGTGTGAGGGTACCAATTCTGGCAGACAGCAATGATGAGCCAAATGAGAGGTTCCGAGTGAACATAGAGGAAGAAGATGACCAACTGTCCATTCAACCTGGAGATGACACTGCTACTGTCACCATCACTGACGATGATG TACTGGACTTGGCCTTCACTCAACGAACCTATGATGTGAACGAGGGTGACAGAACTGTTGAGGTTTGTGTGGAGCTCATTGCTGGAATCCCTCAGGAGAGAATCAGGATTGATCTTTCAGCTCAAGATGGATCTGCCAGGG GTGGCTCAGACTTCACAAGTGTTTCTCCATCAGTGAGTTTCCCAGCTGGCACATCTCCAGGTGGTCTTGGCTCTGAACAGTGTGCTGAATTCCCTATCACTGACGACAATCTGGTTGAGAGACCTGAGGACTTCCGTGTGGTGGCTCGCTCAGACGACCCCATGGTCATGTTCCCCAGAGGCCGCTCCAGCACTGTCAACATACAGGACAATGACA TTCCTTTGTTCCGATTCACTGAACCCTCTTACACCGTTAATGAGGACGAATCTCCTGTCCAACCAGCCATTGAGCTCTTCAGTAATACTGTACTGACTTTCCCTGTAACTGTCAGAGTTGTGGACATTCCTGATCAAGGATCTGCTACTG ATGGAGTTGACTACATTGGAGTGTCTGTCGACCTGCTGTTCCGTACTGGCTCCAGTGAAGGCACACAAATGTCGTTTGAAATTCCAATTATCGATGACATTACTGATGAGCCAGATGAGACAATCATACTACAGGCTAGTACTAGTGCCCCAGGAGAGGTCCCATCCCAAGCCCCTGGACAAGACAGAGCTACTGTCATAATTACCGACAATGATT CTACTGAGGTTGAGTTTGCCTTCACTCAACGCACTTACAACGTGAATGAGGGAGACAGAGTTGTGCGTGTGACTGTAGAGCTGATCACAGGAACACTGGACCGACCAATACCTCTCACCGTGTCCAATGCTGATATAACTGCAACAG ACACCGTTGACACGTTTGGTTGCTTTGACTACGAGAGCACAAGTGTGACTGTGAGCTTCCCTGCTGGCAGTGTTCCAGGGTCACAGAGAACAGTCAGCATCCCTATAAATGATGACAACTGTGTAGAGAGGCCAGAGACCTTCAGAGTAACTGCCACCTCCACTGACACTGATGTCACATTCCCAAGAGGAAGCTCTTCCACTGTCTCCATTCAAGACAATGACA CTCCTCTCTACCGATTCACTGAGCCCTCTTACACTGTTGATGAGGACGACTCTCCTGTTCAACCAGCCATTGAGCTCTTCAGTAACACTGTGCTGACTTTCCCTGCCACTGTCAGAGTTGTGGATCTTCCTGGAGGATCAGCCACTG ACGGAATTGACTACACTGGAGTGTCTGCCAATGTGGTGTTCCCTACTGGTTCCCATCAGGGCAGTGAAGAGTCTTTCAACATTCCAATCACTGACGACCAACTTGTGGAGGGAGATGAGACCATCTTACTACAGGCTAGTACCAGTGCTCCAGGAGAGGTCCCAACCCAAGCCCCTGGACAAGACAGAGCTACTGTTGTCATCCGTGATGATGATT TATGCATTGTTGGTCTGGAGTTTGACACCTATGAGATACAAGAAGGCAATGTAGAGCAAGAGATCTGTATTGTCAAGAGAAATGCAGCTGAACTCACCAGAAATGCTGTTGTGACAGTTTCAACGTCTGGCATTCCCGGAGAAGCCACTG CTGGCCTTGATTACACTTCCCTGCCCTCTGGCACCGTGGTGACCTTTGGTCCCGGAAGGCCCTCTCGTGCTTGTGTGAGGGTACCAATTCTGGAGGACAGCAATGATGAGCCGAATGAGAGGTTCCGAGTGAGCATAGAGGAAGAAGATGACCAAATCTCCATTCAACCTGGAGATGACACTGCTACTGTCACCATCACCGACGATGATg TATTGGATCTGGCCTTCACTCAACGAACCTATGATGTGAACGAGGGTGATAGGATTGTTGAGGTTTGTGTGGAGCTCATTGCTGGAATCCCTCAGGAGAGAATCAGGATTGATCTTTCAGCTCAAGATGGATCTGCCAGGG GTGGCTCAGACTTCACAAGTGTTTCTCCATCAGTGAGTTTCCCAGCTGGCACATCTCCAGGTGGTCTTGGCTCTGAACAGTGTGCTGAATTCCCTATCACTGACGACAATCTGGTTGAGAGACCTGAGGACTTCCGTGTGGTGGCTCGCTCAGACGACCCCATGGTCATGTTCCCCAGAGGCCGCTCCAGCACTGTCAACATACAGGACAATGACA TTCCTTTGTTCCGATTCACTGAACCCTCTTACACCGTTAATGAAGGCGACTCTCCTGTCCAACCAGCCATTGAGCTCTTCAGTAATACTGTACTGACTTTCCCTGTAACTGTCAGAGTTGTGGACATTCCTGATCAAGGATCTGCTACTG ATGGAGTTGACTACATTGGAGTGTCTGTCGACTTGCTGTTCCGTACTGGCTCCAGTCAAGGCACACAAATGTCTTTTGATATTCCAATTATTGATGACATTACTGATGAGCCAGATGAGACCATCATACTACAGGCTAGTACTAGTGCCCCAGGAGAGGTCCCATCCCAAGCCCCTGGACAAGACAGAGCTACTGTCGTAATTACCGACAACGATT TTACTGAGGTTGAGTTTTCCTTCACTCAACGCACTTACAACGTGAATGAGGGAGACAGAGTTGTGCGTGTAACTGTAGAGCTGATCACAGGAACACTGGACCGACCAATACCTCTCACCGTGTCTGATGCTGATATAACTGCAACAG ACACCGTTGACACATTTGGTTGCTTTGACTACGAGAGCACAAGTGTGACTGTGAGCTTCCCTGCTGGCAGTATTCCTGGATCACAGAGAACAGTCAGCATCCCTATAAATGATGACAACTGTGTAGAGAGGCCAGAGACCTTCAGAGTGACTGCCACCTCCACTGACACTGATGTCACATTCCCAAGAGGAAGCTCTTCCACTGTCTCCATTCAAGACAATGACA CTCCCCTCTACCGATTCACTGAGCCCTCTTACACCGTTAATGAGGGCGATTCTCCTGTTCAACCAGCCATTGAGCTCTTCAGTAACACTGTACTGACTTTCCCTGCCACTGTCAGAGTTGTGGATCTTCGTGGAGGATCAGCCACTG ACGGAATTGACTACACTGGAGTGTCTGCCAATGTGGTGTTTCCTACTGGTTCCCGTCAGGGCCGTGAAGAGTCTTTCAGCATTCCAATCACTGACGACCAACTTGTGGAGGGAGATGAGACCATCTTACTACAGGCTAGTACCAGTGCTCCAGGAGAGGTCCCAAACCAAGCCCCTGGACAAGACAGAGCTACTGTTGTCATCCGTGATGATGATT TGTGCATTGTTGGTCTGGAGTTTGACACCTATGAGATACAAGAAGGCAATGTAGAGCAAGAGATCTGTGTTGTCAAGAGAAATGCAGCTGAACTGACTAGAAATGCTGTTGTGACAGTTTCAACGTCTGGCATTCCTGGAGAAGCCACTG CTGGCCTTGATTACACTTCCCTGCCCTCTGGCACCGTGGTGACCTTTGGTCCCGGAAGGCCTTCTCGTGCTTGTGTGAGGGTACCAATTCTGGAGGACAGCAACGATGAGCCGAATGAGAGGTTCCGAGTGAACATAGAGGAAGAAGATGACCAAATCTCCATTCAACCTGGAGATGACACTGCTACTGTCACCATCACCGACGATGATG TACTGGACTTGGCCTTCACTCAACGAACCTATGATGTGAACGAGGGTGACAGGATTGTTGAGGTTTGTGTGGAGCTCATTGCTGGAATCCCTCAGGAGAGAATCAGGATTGACCTTTCAGCTCAAGATGGATCAGCCAGGG GTGGCTCAGACTTTATAAGTGTTTCTCCATCAGTGAGTTTCCCAGCTGGCACATCTCCAGGTGGTCCTGGCTCTGAACAGTGTGCTGAATTCCCCATCACTGACGACAATCTGGTTGAGAGACCTGAGAACTTCCGTGTGGTGGCTCGCTCAGACGACCCCATGGTCATGTTCTCCAGAGGCCGCTCCAGCACTGTCAACATTCAGGACAATGACA TTCCAATATTTCAATTCACTGAGAGAAGTTACTCTGTGGATGAATCTGATGGGCCAGCTCGACCAGCCATTGAACTAGTGGACAAGATTCTCACTTTCCCGATTAACATAGCCATTGTTGATGTTTTTGGTGGAAGTGCCACGG ATGGTGTTGATTACATTGGAGTTGAGACCACAGTGGTGTTCCCAGCCAATTCCAGACCCGGAATGGAACAATCATTCACCATTCCAATCATTGATGATGACCTAGTTGAAGATAGAGAGAGCATTAATCTAGAGGCCACAGCATCAGCACCTGGACAGTTTGTGCCAAGACGAGATGTGGCTATAGTTTTTATCATTGATGATGACg TTAACGATCCTGAGTTTGCCTTCACTCAACGCACTTACAACGTGAACGAGGGAGACAGAGTTGTGCGTGTGACTGTGGAGCTGACATTGGGCAGTGTTACTCAACCCACTCCTGTTACTATCTCAACTAGTGACAGATCagctacag ATACTGTTGACACATTTGGTTGCTTTGACTACGAGAGCACAAGTGTGACTGTGAGCTTTCCTGCTGGCAGTGTTCCTGGATCACAGAGAACAGTCAGCATCCCTATAAATGATGACAACTGTGTAGAGAGGCCAGAGACCTTCAGAGTGACTGCCACCTCCACTGACACTGATGTCACATTCCCAAGAGGAAGCTCTTCCACTGTCTCCATTCAAGACAATGACA CTCCCCTATACCGATTCACTGAGCCCTCTTACATTGTTAATGAGGGCGATTCTCCTGCCCAACCAGCCATTGAGCTCTTCAGTAACACTGTACTGACTTTCCCTGCCACTGTCAGAGTTGTGGATCTTCCTGGAGGATCAGCCACTG ACGGAATTGACTACACTGGAGTGTCTGCCAATGTGGTGTTCCCTACTGGTTCACGTCAGGGCCGTGAAATATCTTTCAACATTCAAATCACGAATGACCTACTTGCAGAGGGAGATGAGACCATCTTACTACAGGCTAGTACCAGTGCTCCAGGAGATGTCCCAACCCAAGCCCCTGGACAAGACAGAGCTACTGTTGTCATCCGTGACGATGATT TTTGTGAAGAGCTCTCTAATCCTGCAAATGGAAGGGTAAGAATAACAGGCCTAACTGCGGGCTCTACAGCAACCTACACTTGTAGCACTGGCTTCATTCTGGAGGGGTCCCAAACCAGGAATTGTCAAGGCAATGGCCAATGGTCCAGCCAAGCTCCTTTCTGTAGAA TTGTGGACTGTGGTCGCTTGTCTGATCCAAGGAATGGTGATGTGTCTTTCAGGACCACTACCTTCAACTCTAGAGCTGCTTACAGCTGTAACAATGGCTTCCTTCTTGTTGGACAAACCACTCGTGTTTGCCAGAGCACTGGAGAGTGGAGTGGAATAGCACCTGTCTGTAGAA GTGTGGACTGTGGTCGCTTGTCTGATCCCACTAATGGTGATGTGTCCTTTACCAGTACAACTGTAAACTCTAGAGCTACGTATAGCTGTAGCAATGGCTTCCTTCTTGTTGGACAAACTGCTCGTGTTTGCCAGAGTACTGGAGAGTGGAGTGGAAAGGCACCTGTCTGTAGAA TCATAGACTGTGGTCGCTTGTCTGATCCCACTAATGGTGATGTGTCCTTTACCAGTACAACTGTAAACTCAAGAGCTACGTATAGCTGTAGCAATGGCTTCCTTCTTGTTGGACAAACTGCTCGTGTTTGCCAGAGCACTGGAGAGTGGAGTGGAAAGGCACCTGTCTGTAGAA TTGTCGACTGTGGTCGCTTGTCTGACCCTACAAATGGTGGTGTGTCTTTCAGGACCACTACCTTCAACTCTAGAGCTGCTTACAGCTGTAACAATGGCTTCCTTCTTGTTGGACAAACCACTCGTGTTTGCCAGAGCACTGGAGAGTGGAGTGGAAAGGCACCTGTCTGTAAAA TTGTGGACTGTGGTCGCTTGTCTGATCCCACTAATGGTGATGTGTCCTTTACTAGTACAACTGTAAACTCTAGAGCTACGTATAGCTGTAGCAATGGCTTCCTTCTTGTTGGACGAACTGCTCGTGTTTGCCAGAGCACTGGAGAGTGGAGTGGAAAAGCACCTGTCTGCAAAA TTGTGGACTGTGGTCGCTTGTCTGACCCCACAAATGGTGATGTGTCCTTCAGGACCACTACCTTCAACTCTAGAGCTGCTTACAGCTGTAACAATGGCTTCCTTCTTGTTGGACAAACCACTCGTGTTTGCCAAAGCAATGGAGAATGGAGTGGAAAGGCACCTGTTTGTAAAA TTGTGGGTTGTGATCGCTTGTCTGATCCCACTAATGGTGATGTATCCTTTACTAGTACAACTGTAAACTCCAAGGCTACTTACAGCTGTAACAACGGTTTCATTCTTGTTGGACAAACCACTCGTATTTGCCAGAGCACTGGAGAGTGGAGTGGAAAGGCACCTGTTTGTAAAA TTGTGGATTGTGGTCGCTTGTTTGATCCAAGGAATGGTGATGTGTCCTTCAAGACCACTACCTTCAACTCTAGAGCTGCTTACAGCTGTAACAATGGCTTCCTTCTTGTTGGACAAACCACTCGTGTTTGCCAGCGCAACGGAGAGTGGAGTGGAAAGGCACCTGTCTGCAAAA ACCAATGCCCTAATCTGAGGCATCCTGAGAATGGGCTTGTCAGGTTTGGTAGTCAGGGGAGGAGTGTGGGAGCTGAGGTGTGGTACTCGTGTAACTCTGGTTACATCCTGACCGGCACCGAGTCTAGAGAATGTCAGAGAGACCTTACCTGGTCTGGAGAATCTCCTATATGCAAAG CTGCTCCTCACTCCTGCTCTCAGCTAAGTTCCCCTGCCAACGGGAAGGTCTGGTTCTCCAGCACAAGTATTGGCTCCATTGCTAAATACACTTGTAGCAGTGGCTACACACTCTCTGGGAGCGTATACCGTAAGTGCCTCTCAACTAGCGAATGGCACGGATCTGCACCAATTTGCAAAC GAAGTTTTGTTGCCAGAGGATGCCCAAAACCAAGTGCACCAAACAATGGCTTTGCCTTTGTGCAATGCCTTAACGTGGGTTGCCGTATCAACTACTGGTGCAACAGTGGCTACAGCGTGAGTGGCTCAAGGAAGGTGATCTGTCAGAGCAATGGTCAGTGGTCCTCCTCAACACCTACCTGTAGGCGCTACTATAGTCATTGA